A genomic region of Xyrauchen texanus isolate HMW12.3.18 chromosome 29, RBS_HiC_50CHRs, whole genome shotgun sequence contains the following coding sequences:
- the LOC127622936 gene encoding B-cell lymphoma/leukemia 11A-like, with protein sequence MSRRKLGSRPQHLSAMQDFVDALDSTVVPTSSPSPERMPQPEVGGRDLLTCGQCGHAFPLAHILTFIQHKQGGCGSARAWPEGQTPPSPANRTLRCGQETQVEVGYVELRRMTDKRWKEEPDVRVEANRSEEPSIFTCQVCQCVFSSAWALLQHAQNTHSLNIYQVEYNSYAQMSKPAAMMDPRHLGATLASAFQPSSQRSARPHSSTPSSGTQDLHGLNFSMCLQHLAEVSCGNGGVVPSPSPSPPAASPFPHSTPPRHFSCEVCSHCFQSLRSLSAHRRTHACDRPYHCGLCQLTFAQSGELARHMRSHHRHAGQEMSNPNPASTDEDRKLSGQGDNNIASGAGYPVAGTGAEKNPGGSSLILMSSQSRVPDRNPLRYCQPQRDADEEGPVEPQQPSPYGSPSEGSLESGDTGGSGESGIASGNCTPKRPEREDRPQGEWENEREMEAVGMIQDWQQENERKPITTGGVKKKKEEACEFCGKCFRNSSNLTVHRRSHTGERPYRCGLCSYACAQSSKLTRHMKTHGARGTRAAFQCQLCSVPFTVYATLEKHLKKVHGLTHASAGAYSQIADYTVRMEDDSICDQSAIPITTLTESNVDISEKLQEKDSEMRVSGDLDELPTSEETGSTAMLGQTTV encoded by the exons ATGTCCAGACGCAAACTCGGCAGTAGACCGCAACACCTGAGTGCAATGCAAG ATTTTGTGGATGCTCTGGATTCTACAGTTGTTCCCACCTCCTCACCATCACCTGAGCGAATGCCTCAGCCTGAGGTTGGTGGTCGTGACCTGTTGACCTGTGGCCAGTGTGGTCATGCATTCCCGCTGGCCCACATCCTTACCTTCATCCAGCACAAACAGGGTGGATGTGGCAGTGCCAGGGCCTGGCCTGAGGGCCAAACCCCTCCCTCTCCAGCTAATAGAACGCTCCGATGCGGCCAGGAAACGCAGGTGGAGGTGGGTTATGTGGAGCTCCGACGGATGACGGACAAGAGATGGAAGGAAGAGCCAGATGTGAGGGTGGAGGCTAACAGATCTG AGGAACCATCTATTTTCACGTGCCAGGTGTGTCAGTGTGTATTCTCCAGTGCATGGGCTCTCCTCCAGCATGCTCAGAACACACATTCTCTCAACATCTACCAAGTGGAGTACAACAGTTATGCACAGATGTCAAAACCAGCAGCCATGATGGATCCACGTCACCTGGGTGCCACACTGGCCTCTGCATTCCAACCGTCATCTCAGCGGTCAGCCCGCCCTCACAGCTCCACCCCTTCATCAGGCACTCAGGACCTGCATGGGCTGAACTTTTCCATGTGTTTGCAGCACCTGGCAGAGGTCAGCTGTGGTAATGGAGGAGTGGTAccctctccatctccctctccaCCAGCTGCTTCGCCATTTCCACACTCCACTCCACCACGCCACTTCTCCTGTGAGGTGTGCAGCCATTGCTTCCAGTCTCTGCGCAGCCTGTCTGCCCACCGTCGGACTCACGCTTGTGATAGGCCCTACCATTGTGGCCTTTGCCAGCTCACTTTTGCCCAGAGCGGGGAACTAGCACGTCACATGAGGAGCCACCACCGCCATGCTGGACAGGAAATGTCTAATCCCAATCCTGCCAGTACAGATGAGGACAGAAAGCTTTCTGGACAGGGAGATAATAATATTGCCAGTGGTGCAGGGTATCCAGTAGCTGGCACGGGTGCAGAAAAGAACCCAGGAGGTAGCAGCCTGATCTTGATGTCCTCGCAGTCCAGGGTACCAGATCGTAATCCGCTTCGGTACTGCCAGCCTCAGAGAGATGCAGATGAAGAAGGTCCTGTTGAACCTCAGCAGCCATCTCCCTATGGTAGCCCCTCGGAGGGCTCTCTGGAGAGTGGCGATACAGGTGGAAGTGGGGAAAGTGGGATTGCCAGCGGCAACTGCACACCAAAGCGTCCAGAGCGAGAAGATCGTCCTCAAGGCGAGTGGGAAAATGAAAGAGAGATGGAGGCTGTGGGAATGATCCAGGACTGGCAACAGGAGAACGAAAGGAAACCCATCACCACTGGAGGGGttaagaagaagaaagaagaagcCTGTGAATTTTGTGGAAAGTGTTTCCGTAACAGCAGCAACCTGACAGTGCACCGACGCAGCCACACAGGCGAGAGGCCATACCGCTGTGGCCTTTGCAGCTATGCTTGTGCGCAGAGCAGTAAGCTAACACGGCACATGAAGACACATGGTGCACGTGGGACACGTGCTGCCTTTCAGTGCCAGTTGTGTTCCGTCCCCTTTACTGTTTATGCGACACTGGAGAAACACCTGAAGAAGGTCCATGGACTCACCCACGCTAGTGCTGGGGCCTACAGCCAAATAGCTGATTACACAGTCAGAATGGAGGATGACTCCATTTGTGATCAATCTGCGATTCCAATCACAACCCTCACAGAATCCAATGTGGACATATCAGAGAAGCTGCAAGAGAAGGACTCTGAGATGAGGGTCAGTGGTGATCTTGATGAGCTACCTACCTCTGAAGAAACGGGCAGTACTGCAATGCTGGGTCAAACCACAGTATAA